ACGGCGCCCACGAAACGGGCGTCGAGCACGCCGCCGTCGGGCACCAGCTCGCCCATGCAGCGGCCGCACGAGGTCGACGGCTCGACCTCGACGGCGGTGCGCCCGCAGTCGAGGCAGGTCGAGACCGGCACGGCCTGGCCCGCCCACACCGTGTGGCTCAGGCACCACTCGCCGCCCGCCCCGGCCCGCTCCAGGAACGTGTCGAGGGCGGCGGCAGGGAAGAACGTGACGAGTCCTTCGCGCACGGCGTCGGCGGCGGCCACCTCCAGGTCGGCCATGGGCAGGAACCAGTGGGCGCCCAGCCGGGGCACGAGCACGGTCGAGCAGCGCCGGCAGCGGGCCGCTGCCTCCGCCACGGGACGGGCAGCGACGACGGCCTCGTCGGCCGCCAACAGCTCCCGGGCAGCCAACCGGGCGGCGTAGCGGGCCAGCCCGTTGAGCGGCCCCGCTGCCGTGACCACGGCCTCGCCGTCGAGCACTTCCACGGCCGTCAGCCCCAAGGCGGCGGCGGCGGCGTCGTGGGCGGGCACCACCATGCGCGGCGCCTCGGTGGCCGGGTCGACCACCACGGGCACGTCCTTGGCCCCCAGCGGCACGTGCACGCTGCGGCCTCCCGCCTCGTGCCCCTCGGGGACGGCGACCGCCACCACGCCGGGCAGCAGCTCGAGGGCGACAACCTCGACGTCGAGCGCAGTGCCGCCCTCGGCGTCGGGCAGGCGCAGGGTGACCGTCTCGCTGTCCAATTCGGTGGCATCGGCGTCGGCGGGGTCGACCACGGTGGCGCAGCGGGGGCAGGTGTCGACCACCCGCTCCTCACGCTTCAGCAGCCCGGCCTCGTAGAGGCGGACGAAGGCGGTGCGGGCGGCCCGGGCCGACTGCTCGTTGTCGAGGGCGCCCGCCTCCAGGTCGACATCGACGCCGAGCACGGCGAGCAGGGCGGCGGCGGCTGCCCGGTGTTCGGCTTCGAAGGCCCTCACCCGTTCGACGAAGGCGGCGTGGCCCAGGGTGGCCCGGTCGTGGCCCTCGCGGGCCAGCGTGCGTTCCACGGCGGTCTGCCCGGCCAGGTCGCCCGCCAGCGAGGCGGCCATCCACTCAGCGGGGCGGCCCTCGGCCCTGGCTCGACGCAGCAGGGCGTCGGTCGACACCAGGGCGCTCAGGTGGGCGAGGTGGAGCGGCCCGACGAGGCGGACAGGGCTGCTCAGGATGCGGAGGGGCTCGGGCACAGCGCCGCGAAGCGTAGCGACCCGCCACCCCGACGGCTTCTGGCACCCGTTTTGCGGCGCCTGCGCCGCAAAACGGGTGCCAGAACCGGGTTAGGTCAGCTGATGGAGACGAGGATGGGCTTGCGCTCCATCTTGTCGATGCGCTCGCTCACCTTGTCGCCCAGCTCCACAACGTTGGCCCGAGCCACCTTGGCCGCGTGCTCGACCTTGGGCTTGGCCACCTCGGCCATCTCCACGGCCTTCTCACGGGTGGCCTTGGCTGCCTTCTCCACCTTGGGCCGCGCCACTTCGGCGGCGTGCTCGACCTTGGGCTTGGCCGCCTCGGCGGCGTGCATGGCGTGCTCCATGGCCGCGCCCACCAGCGGCTTGGCGGCGATGGCGGCGGCGGCGAACTTGCCCCGCTTGGCGGCGGCGACGGCGGCCACAGCCCGGGCCTTGCGGCGGCCGCGGCGGTCCATCAGGAAGCCGACAGCGAGCCCGGCAGCAGCAACCTCACCGCCGATGGTGGCGGCGCGGCGAGCGACGACCTCGATCGTCTCGTCCTGCTTGAGCGCTTGGTAGCCGGCCACACCTGCCCCGGCCAGACCTCCGAGCATGGCGAACTTCAGAGCCTTTCCCATGCCGGGAACGTAGCCCGTGGAAGGGCCGGTGAAACGCCGCGGCAGCTACGAGGCGGCGCGGCGGGGGCGATCGGCCTTGGGCGTGTCGACCTTGGGGAGCAGCGTGGGGTTGACCCGCTCGAGCACCACGTCACGGTTGATGACGCACTTGCCCACGTCGGTGCGGCTGGGCAGGTCGTACATGACCTCGAGCAGCACCTCTTCGAGGATGGCCCGCAGCCCGCGGGCGCCGGTGCCCCGCAACAGCGCCTGCTCGGCCACTGCGCCGAGGGCGTCGTCGGAGAACTCCAGTTCCACGTTGTCGAGCTCGAAGACCTTCTTGTACTGGCGCACCAGGGCGTTCTTGGGCTGCACGAGGATGCGCACCAGCGCCTCCCGGTCGAGCGACGACACCGCACCGATCACGGGCAAGCGGCCGACGAACTCGGGGATGAGGC
The sequence above is drawn from the Acidimicrobiales bacterium genome and encodes:
- a CDS encoding class I tRNA ligase family protein, yielding MPEPLRILSSPVRLVGPLHLAHLSALVSTDALLRRARAEGRPAEWMAASLAGDLAGQTAVERTLAREGHDRATLGHAAFVERVRAFEAEHRAAAAALLAVLGVDVDLEAGALDNEQSARAARTAFVRLYEAGLLKREERVVDTCPRCATVVDPADADATELDSETVTLRLPDAEGGTALDVEVVALELLPGVVAVAVPEGHEAGGRSVHVPLGAKDVPVVVDPATEAPRMVVPAHDAAAAALGLTAVEVLDGEAVVTAAGPLNGLARYAARLAARELLAADEAVVAARPVAEAAARCRRCSTVLVPRLGAHWFLPMADLEVAAADAVREGLVTFFPAAALDTFLERAGAGGEWCLSHTVWAGQAVPVSTCLDCGRTAVEVEPSTSCGRCMGELVPDGGVLDARFVGAVWPLATGGWPGEAVGADEERILVVSPSGVGKWALPMAAVGLWLAGAVPFSRVAVHDVTATADDPDPHVSPDLPALLEVEGRRVVRAALAAGGLDLDAARALVAAVDDPPEGEADIDALVEGYTAAFAAGTPGVAVGLLAAALQEGVRPAVADRVRALAAPILGD